One region of Pagrus major chromosome 5, Pma_NU_1.0 genomic DNA includes:
- the ctu1 gene encoding cytoplasmic tRNA 2-thiolation protein 1: protein MPVLCSSCGNKRAVLKRPKTGHSLCKECFFWAFEEEVHQTIVSAKLFKHGERVGIAASGGKDSTVLAHVMKLLNGRYNYGLELMLLSVDEGITGYRDDSLETVRRNQQQYELPLKIVSYEELYGWTMDAIVKQVGLKNNCTFCGVFRRQALDRGAIMLKVDKICTGHNADDVAETVLMNVLRGDIARLRRCTAISTSSEGDGVVPRCKPLKYAYEKEIVLYAYFKKLDYFSTECIYSPNAYRGYARTFLKDLESVRPSSIMDVIHSGENLSVREGVKMPQQGTCNRCGYISSQALCKSCVLLEGLNRGLPRLGIGKHHRLHDKILSQQPLTEKEERKLKAVDF, encoded by the exons ATGCCTGTcctgtgcagcagctgtgggaaCAAGCGTGCCGTTCTGAAGCGTCCAAAAACAGGCCACTCGCTGTGTAAGGAGTGCTTCTTCTGGGCCTTCGAGGAGGAGGTGCATCAGACGATCGTGTCAGCGAAGCTCTTCAAACACGGGGAGAGGGTCGGCATCGCTGCCTCCGGTGGGAAAGACTCCACGGTGCTCGCACATGTGATGAAGCTCCTGAACGGGCGGTACAACTACGGCCTCGAGCTGATGCTCCTGTCGGTGGACGAGGGGATCACTGGTTACAGAGACGACTCCTTGGAGACCGTAAGGAGGAATCAGCAGCAGTACGAGCTGCCGCTGAAGATCGTGTCGTATGAGGAGCTGTACGGCTGGACGATGGATGCTATAGTGAAGCAGGTGGGACTGAAAAACAACTGCACCTTCTGTGGAGTGTTCAGGAGGCAGGCGCTCGACAGAGGAGCCATCATGCTCAAAGTGGACAAGATATGTACAG GTCACAATGCTGATGACGTAGCAGAGACAGTTCTGATGAACGTCTTGCGGGGGGACATAGCTCGACTTCGGCGCTGCACCGCCATCTCCACATCCAGCGAGGGCGACGGGGTCGTGCCACGCTGCAAGCCGCTCAAATACGCATATGAGAAAGAGATCGTTCTTTACGCTTACTTTAAGAAACTGGACTACTTTTCCACTGAATGTATCTACTCTCCAAACGCCTACCGAGGCTACGCGAGGACCTTTTTAAAGGACCTGGAGAGTGTGAGGCCCAGCTCCATCATGGACGTCATCCACTCAGGGGAGAACCTGTCTGTGCGGGAGGGGGTGAAGATGCCTCAGCAGGGAACATGTAACCGCTGTGGATACATCTCCAGTCAAGCTCTGTGTAAGTCCTGTGTGCTGCTGGAGGGGCTGAACCGAGGCCTGCCCAGGCTGGGCATCGGTAAACACCACCGGCTGCACGACAAGATCCTCTCCCAGCAGCCGCTCactgagaaggaggagaggaagctgaAAGCGGTCGACTTTTGA